The genome window CCTCTTCCGGCTCCGGAACAATTGGTTGTGGTGTATAGGTGTCCTGGTTCCCAGCTTTTTGCTGTTGCTGGCGGTCCTGCAGGTGTATTTTGTTGTACTCTGATATCAGTACCTGCTCATCGATATCGAATATCAGGCTGGTGCTCTGGAAGAATACAGTACGCTTTATCGAATCCGGGATCTTGGCGATAGTTGTTACGATCTCACGTATCGCTTCAGCTTTCTTTATAGGGTTGCCTTTGGCTTCCTCGGCGAACAGGCTAGACTTGTAGGAGATAAAATCCTGGGCATTATCTTTTACATAAGCCTTGAAAGCCGTATCGCCTACTTTTTGGATATAAGAGTCCGGGTCCTCACCTTCCGGGAAAGTAACCACCTGCACGTTAAGGCCCTGCTCAAGTATAAGATCTATACCACGCAACGAGGCTTTTATACCTGCCGCATCGCCATCATACAGCACTGTAATGTTATGTGTATAGCGCGCAATCAGCTTTATCTGCCCTTCGGTAAGCGATGTACCCGACGAGGCCACCACATTCTCTATACCACCCTGGTGCAGCGAAATTACATCCAGGTAACCTTCCACCAGGTAGCACATGTCTTGCATGCGCATGGCCTGCTTCGCCTGAAACAAACCATACAGCACATTGCTTTTATGGTAGATTTCAGACTCAGGTGAGTTAAGATACTTCGGACTTTTCTTGTCGTTGGACTTAAGCGTACGGGCACCAAAACCTACCACCCTCCCCGACACGTTATGGATCGGGAACATGACACGTGCTCTGAACCTGTCGTAGCGTTTGTCTTCCTTAACTATAGTTAGCCCGGTAGCTTCTAAATATTTTTGCTTGTACCCCTCTTTTAAGGCAGCATCTGTTAAATCAGACCAAGCTTCTAAACTATAGCCCAGCTCAAACTTCTTTATAGTTGCCGCGCTCATGCCCCGTTGCTTCAGGTACGACTGGCCTATACTTCCTTCTTCGTGGTTAAAAAGCCTGTGCTGGTAGTGCTTGTTGGCAAACTCCGAAACTATAAATAAGCTGTCGCGCTCGCTTTGCTCGTGGCTATATTCATTTGTTTCTTCTTCCGGTACTTCAATGCCATACTTTTTGGCCAGGTGCTTCAGGGCCTCCGGAAAGCTGGCACCTTCCACATCCATAATAAACTGCACTGAATTACCGGCCTTGCCGCAGCCAAAGCACTTGTAAATGCCTTTAGCCGGCGAAACAGAAAAAGAAGGAGACTTTTCGTGGTGAAAGGGGCAGCAGGCCCACATGTTCTGCCCTTTTTTCTTCAGAGAAACATAATCCCCCACTACCTCTACTATATCGGCCTGGAGAATTATCTGATCAACGGTTTCTTTTGGAATAAGGGACATGGTACTACACTTTGCGGAACAACAAAGATAAGGATTTGTCTGAATCAGGATTTACAATATTACCAGATGAGCAGGTTTTTGTAGAAATAAAATTCTATACTTCTTCTCATTGCCTCATCTCCAAATTTCCACATTTCCACATCTTCAAATTACCTACTCAGCTACTCACCAAAGTCTGGTATAGTTTATAGTTTTCTTCATCGAAGCACACGAACAGTACCTGGTCTATTATGGAATCAGTATTTTCGTCGAAGTAGTTCTTAACAGCCTGCACGGCTACGGCAGCAGCTTTGTCTTTGGGATAACCATACACGCCCGTGCTGATATTTGGAAAGGCTATACTTGTCAGTTTATTTGCATCGGCGAGGTGGAGGCTGCTTTTATAGCAGTTGGCCAGTAGCTCCGGCTCCCCATCATTACCACCATGCCACACTGGCCCTACTGTGTGTATTACATACTTTGCAGGCAGGTTTCCTGCTGTTGTTATTACTGCCTCGCCGGTGGGGCATTCGCCTTGCCTAGCCCGTATGGCTTTACATTCTTCCAGTATGGCAGGCCCGCCAGCCCGGTGTATGGCGCCATCCACGCCGCCGCCACCTAACAGGCTGCTGTTGGCTGCATTAACTATAGCATCGGATTTTATTTTGGTAATATCGCCAAGTATAACTTCCAGTCTGGTGTTGTCCATGTTGCTTTTAGCTAGTGTACGCAAGTATAGCTTTTAATTGCCAACCCAGGTATAAATCAGTTCTGCTTCATCTTTCGACTTTATAACAAGCTTTTTCCTCTCCACCCGGAATTCGGTAGCACGGGTAAGCTGTTGCAGGTAATATTCATCAAATTGCTTATAGTTGTCCAGCAGCACATCTTCAGTTACCTGTAAGGGCCCCACATCCAGGTAACCATCTTCATCTTTGGTATTAAAAGAGGCTGTTCCGGTAAAGCTGCCTGATAAGATATTACCGGTCACTGTATTGCTGCCACTCTTAAGCTGATTGCTGGAAAAACTCTCCGGAGCAAATGCAATCTGAACATGAATTACATCGGTGGGTGGCACAACGGTTTTATAAGGATCTTCTATGCGGAGTAACTCCCATTTTCCGGGAAGTATACCAGGTCTGTCTGATTTATTTTCTTCCAGATTTAAACAGGAATTAATGACCATAATGCTGAGAAGCAGGCCCAGCAGTTGCAGAAAAAGTAAGGTGTGATCTGTTTTCATAGTAAGGTAGCATGTTAACTCTTTTATTCTCAAGAGCTTTTTCTCCTAACGATGGTTGCAGAAAGAATTGTATATACCTTTTTAAACTTGCTAAACTAAGTAGCTCCTGCCCTGTTTACTATAGGAATAGAGCCTGCATCAGAATAATTTTGTTTGTATCTTTGCAGCATAATTAAGCGCTGGCTTTAAATACGATTATGGCTATTACAAAAGAAGATATATTAAAAGCCCTTAGCTATGTGGAGGAACCGGATCTGGGCAAAGACCTGGTTACGCTTAACATGGTGGAGGACGTACAGGTAGATGGCAAGAATGTAAGCTTCACGGTTATACTTACTACGCCTGCCTGCCCTTTAAAGGACCTGATCCGGAACGCCTGCGAACGTGCCATCCATACCATGGTTGATAAGGATGCAACCGTTACGGTTAACATGACCTCCCGCGTTACTACTGCCCGCACCGATAATGCTGCCGTAGTTGGTGGTGTTAAAAACATTATTGCAGTAGCATCTGGTAAAGGTGGCGTGGGTAAATCTACGGTTACAACAAACCTGGCTATTGGCCTGGCGCAGTCTGGTGCAAAGGTTGGTCTGATAGATGCGGATATTTATGGTCCTTCGGTGCCAACTATGTTTGGCGTAGAAGAAGAGCGCCCGCGCATGATCCAGGGCGACCACGGAAAGAACTATATTGTTCCGGTTGAGAAGTATGGCATTAAAATGATGTCTATTGGCTTTTTAACTCCGGCTGATGGCGCTGTAATCTGGCGTGGCCCAATGGCAAGCTCTGCCCTGAAGCAGTTTATTTCAGATGTGGACTGGGGTGACCTGGATTACCTGCTGATCGATCTTCCACCAGGAACCTCTGATATACACCTGACAATGGTGCAGGCTTTACCGGTAACAGGTGCAGTTATAGTTACTACGCCACAAAAAGTTGCCTTAGCCGATGCCATGAAAGGTTTGCAGATGTTCCGTCAGCCACAGATTAACGTACCTGTATTAGGTGTGGTAGAGAATATGGCTTACTTTACGCCTGCAGAACTTCCTGAAAATAAATACTACATCTTCGGGCAAGGTGGCGGTAAAGACCTGGCTGATAAATACGAAGTGCCGCTTTTAGGTCAGATTCCGATCGTACAAAGCATACGTGAGAGCGGCGACGCCGGAACTCCTGTGGTTTTACAGAACGATTCTCCTGCTTCCGGTGTTTTCAAAGAGTTAGCCCAGGCTGTAGCACAACAGGTATCTGTTCGTAATGCAACCATAGGCAAAACACAACCTGTAGAAATTAAAAGCTAACGATATATGGCAGCCATTAACGTAGACGAAAACTTCCTGCTCCGCATAGAGAGT of Pontibacter deserti contains these proteins:
- a CDS encoding O-acetyl-ADP-ribose deacetylase yields the protein MDNTRLEVILGDITKIKSDAIVNAANSSLLGGGGVDGAIHRAGGPAILEECKAIRARQGECPTGEAVITTAGNLPAKYVIHTVGPVWHGGNDGEPELLANCYKSSLHLADANKLTSIAFPNISTGVYGYPKDKAAAVAVQAVKNYFDENTDSIIDQVLFVCFDEENYKLYQTLVSS
- a CDS encoding Mrp/NBP35 family ATP-binding protein is translated as MAITKEDILKALSYVEEPDLGKDLVTLNMVEDVQVDGKNVSFTVILTTPACPLKDLIRNACERAIHTMVDKDATVTVNMTSRVTTARTDNAAVVGGVKNIIAVASGKGGVGKSTVTTNLAIGLAQSGAKVGLIDADIYGPSVPTMFGVEEERPRMIQGDHGKNYIVPVEKYGIKMMSIGFLTPADGAVIWRGPMASSALKQFISDVDWGDLDYLLIDLPPGTSDIHLTMVQALPVTGAVIVTTPQKVALADAMKGLQMFRQPQINVPVLGVVENMAYFTPAELPENKYYIFGQGGGKDLADKYEVPLLGQIPIVQSIRESGDAGTPVVLQNDSPASGVFKELAQAVAQQVSVRNATIGKTQPVEIKS
- the dnaG gene encoding DNA primase produces the protein MSLIPKETVDQIILQADIVEVVGDYVSLKKKGQNMWACCPFHHEKSPSFSVSPAKGIYKCFGCGKAGNSVQFIMDVEGASFPEALKHLAKKYGIEVPEEETNEYSHEQSERDSLFIVSEFANKHYQHRLFNHEEGSIGQSYLKQRGMSAATIKKFELGYSLEAWSDLTDAALKEGYKQKYLEATGLTIVKEDKRYDRFRARVMFPIHNVSGRVVGFGARTLKSNDKKSPKYLNSPESEIYHKSNVLYGLFQAKQAMRMQDMCYLVEGYLDVISLHQGGIENVVASSGTSLTEGQIKLIARYTHNITVLYDGDAAGIKASLRGIDLILEQGLNVQVVTFPEGEDPDSYIQKVGDTAFKAYVKDNAQDFISYKSSLFAEEAKGNPIKKAEAIREIVTTIAKIPDSIKRTVFFQSTSLIFDIDEQVLISEYNKIHLQDRQQQQKAGNQDTYTPQPIVPEPEEEASDADVLKRYEREIVRMILHYPDQELEDGITTSQYMLDQLDDIEFVTPLYVQIIGIVKDSLSNGNLPTAQDFITYPNEAIRTEAVSLLSEPYELSHNWATHQVFVPTETDLLPYGAERAVLRLKWRNAEILLKKEREKLRLVTDPQEVDRVLNLIITLNTYYKELGNLLGIVVNR
- a CDS encoding META domain-containing protein encodes the protein MKTDHTLLFLQLLGLLLSIMVINSCLNLEENKSDRPGILPGKWELLRIEDPYKTVVPPTDVIHVQIAFAPESFSSNQLKSGSNTVTGNILSGSFTGTASFNTKDEDGYLDVGPLQVTEDVLLDNYKQFDEYYLQQLTRATEFRVERKKLVIKSKDEAELIYTWVGN